One Epinephelus lanceolatus isolate andai-2023 chromosome 10, ASM4190304v1, whole genome shotgun sequence genomic region harbors:
- the LOC117265270 gene encoding uncharacterized protein LOC117265270 isoform X2, which translates to MGCSSSSAQTVDQEKRPGTKPEESNGDTVVRNGIIPEDAQTIEDQMQLPVQTALPDDLQPKADEEAEAVLVALEAQEDLGSGEDLLAAPEPQPEPVAPAEPASEAAAPAEAPAEPEAAVEVVEALPPVEEAAPVETVVSEAAPAVESVVAVQAEAPAVVEEVTAEPAEASPEVSTPAVEPVVSEPAEAPVIVEEAAAAVAAEAPAEVAAPVEAEAPTDNAAPATASTAPCESSGPGEAAAPSEVSAPVEAAAPSEVSASVEAAAPNEVSAPAEAAAPTEGVVRQEASAPSDVSAPAESSAPVEAAQSLIDAEIAAATIPVMPPISPVIVEAPSEPQPAVEEATAPPAAPSEAPCPSEAAPAPAPESAAAEPVQQAEVLPSVPAVSETPSEAAPETPAATVTSEAAADSAAPAEAPVVESTPAEAPSAAAPEPTPEVVAVTEASQESEKAKKED; encoded by the exons ATGGGGTGCTCCTCATCTAGTGCTCAGACTGTTGACCAAGAGAAAAGACCAGGTACAAAGCCAGAGGAGAGCAATGGAGATACAGTGG TCAGAAATGGTATTATCCCAGAAGATGCACAAACCATCGAGGACCAGATGCAGCTGCCTGTGCAAACTGCCTTGCCTGACGATCTTCAACCAAAAGCCGATGAAGAGGCGGAGGCCGTGTTAGTAGCCCTGGAGGCCCAGGAGGATCTCGGCTCAGGGGAGGACCTCCTGGCTGCTCCTGAGCCTCAGCCAGAACCTGTCGCCCCTGCAGAGCCAGCTTCAGAGGCTGCTGCTCCAGCTGAAGCTCCTGCTGAGCCTGAGGCTGCTGTAGAGGTGGTGGAGGCACTACCCCCTGTGGAGGAAGCTGCCCCTGTAGAAACTGTAGTGTCTGAGGCCGCTCCTGCTGTTGAATCTGTTGTAGCTGTGCAGGCAGAGGCCCCTGCTGTTGTTGAGGAGGTGACCGCTGAGCCAGCTGAGGCCTCTCCTGAAGTTTCCACTCCTGCTGTTGAACCTGTTGTATCAGAGCCAGCAGAGGCCCCAGTGATTGTGGAGGAGGCGGCAGCAGCTGTAGCGGCTGAGGCCCCAGCTGAAGTTGCTGCTCCTGTGGAGGCAGAGGCCCCAACTGACAATGCTGCACCAGCTACTGCCTCAACAGCACCATGTGAATCCTCAGGACCAGGTGAAGCTGCAGCACCAAGTGAGGTTTCAGCACCAGTTGAAGCTGCAGCACCAAGTGAGGTTTCAGCATCAGTTGAAGCTGCAGCCCCAAATGAGGTTTCAGCACCAGCTGAAGCTGCAGCCCCAACTGAAGGTGTAGTACGACAAGAAGCTTCAGCACCAAGTGACGTCTCTGCACCAGCTGAATCCTCAGCACCTGTAGAGGCAGCACAGTCTCTTATAGATGCAGAGATTGCTGCCGCAACTATTCCAGTGATGCCTCCAATATCACCAGTCATTGTTGAGGCCCCAAGTGAGCCTCAGCCTGCTGTTGAGGAGGCAACCGCACCCCCTGCTGCCCCTTCTGAGGCACCCTGCCCCTCAgaagcagctccagctccagctccagaaTCTGCTGCAGCTGAGCCAGTACAACAGGCAGAAGTTCTACCATCTGTACCAGCTGTTTCAGAAACCCCCTCTGAAGCAGCACCAGAAACTCCAGCAGCAACTGTGACCTCAGAGGCTGCAGCAGACAGTGCAGCCCCAGCAGAGGCTCCTGTGGTTGAGTCCACCCCAGCCGAAGCACCCTCGGCAGCGGCCCCTGAACCCACACCTGAAG tggtGGCTGTAACTGAGGCCTCTCAGGAGAGTGAGAAAGCCAAAAAGGAGGATTGA
- the LOC117265559 gene encoding matrilin-4-like: MRSLALGLFCLLCCNAVRLDRRRLRPIAARGRVESNVQTKPVGIPCKAVPLDFVFVIDSSRSIRPNDYEKVKTFIINLLQFLEIGSDATRVGLLQYGSVVQPEFSLNTYTTKAEVEQAVKNMEHLATGTMTGLAIQYTMETAFTEEEGARPANLHIPRIAMVVTDGRPQDTVEEIAAQARQAGIQIFAIGVGRVDMNTLKAIGSEPHSEHVHLVANFSQIETLISVFQSKLCGGSEMCKVVGHQCQHICVSSPASYRCKCRKGFTLNPDGKTCKEIDHCADGTRGCEQEFMSTQDSCVCKCREGYKLKPDGKTCKKIDHCADGSHGCEQEFMNTEDSCVCKCRKGYTLRPDGKTCKKIDHCADGKHGCEQEFMNTQDSCVCKCRKGYTLRPDGKTCKKIDYCADGKQGCEQEFMNTEDSCVCKCRNGFTLRPDGKTCQSLDLCQTVDHGCEHQCVNTNDSYICRCFQGFMLAQDGKRCKKPDCADGVMDLVFIIDGSKSLGPANFELVKQFVNSIVDSLDISRTGTHVGLLQYSTKVRPEFTLGQYTTARSIKQAVSRIQYMGRGSLTGSALRHMFESSFSAKEGARPNIPRVSIVFTDGRSQDDVSEWANKAKNSGITIYALGVGKAIEQELREIASEPDEKHLYYAEDFEKMGEITKKLKSRICTDKPSDENMCQCENVMMFQNQVTEKLKKLTQNIEAMSKKLETLENQLVHK; the protein is encoded by the exons ATGAGGTCCCTGGCCCTCGGCCTTTTCTGCCTGTTGTGCTGTAATGCAGTTCGACTGGACAGACGGCGTCTCAGACCCATTGCAGCCAGAGGTCGAGTAGAGTCTAATGTCCAAACCAAACCAGTGG GGATCCCTTGCAAAGCAGTCCCGCTGGATTTCGTCTTTGTCATCGACAGCTCCCGAAGCATCCGCCCCAATGACTATGAGAAGGTCAAGACCTTCATTATCAACCTGCTTCAGTTCCTTGAGATTGGCTCTGATGCCACTCGGGTTGGTCTGCTACAGTACGGCAGCGTGGTCCAGCCTGAGTTCTCCCTCAACACCTACACCACCAAGGCTGAAGTGGAGCAGGCAGTGAAAAACATGGAGCACCTTGCCACAGGAACAATGACCGGTCTGGCCATCCAGTACACAATGGAGACAGCTTTCACTGAGGAAGAGGGAGCACGACCAGCTAACCTGCACATCCCACGAATCGCCATGGTTGTGACTGATGGGCGACCTCAGGACACAGTGGAGGAGATTGCGGCGCAGGCAAGGCAGGCTGGCATCCAGATCTTTGCTATCGGAGTGGGCAGGGTGGATATGAACACTCTGAAGGCCATAGGGAGTGAGCCACATTCTGAGCATGTGCACCTAGTGGCCAACTTCAGCCAGATAGAAACTCTCATCTCGGTGTTCCAGTCCAAACTGTGTGGAG gTTCAGAGATGTGTAAGGTGGTGGGCCATCAGTGCCAGCACATCTGTGTGAGCAGCCCTGCCTCATACAGGTGCAAGTGCAGGAAGGGCTTCACTCTCAACCCCGATGGCAAGACATGTAAAG AGATCGATCACTGTGCTGATGGCACCCGTGGGTGTGAACAGGAGTTTATGAGCACACAAGACtcctgtgtgtgtaaatgcagAGAGGGCTACAAACTCAAGCCTGATGGGAAAACATGCAAGA AGATTGATCACTGTGCTGATGGCAGCCACGGGTGTGAACAGGAGTTTATGAATACAGAAGattcatgtgtgtgtaaatgcagGAAAGGCTACACACTCAGACCTGATGGGAAAACGTGCAAAA AGATTGATCACTGTGCTGATGGGAAACACGGCTGTGAACAAGAGTTTATGAATACACAAgattcatgtgtgtgtaagtgcagGAAAGGCTACACACTCAGACCTGatgggaaaacatgcaaaa AGATAGACTATTGTGCTGATGGGAAACAGGGCTGTGAACAGGAATTTATGAATACAGAAgattcatgtgtgtgtaagtgcagAAATGGATTCACACTCCGCCCAGATGGAAAAACATGTCAAA GTCTGGATCTGTGTCAGACAGTGGACCATGGCTGTGAACACCAGTGTGTCAATACCAACGACTCCTACATTTGCAGATGTTTTCAAGGGTTCATGTTAGCTCAAGATGGGAAGCGCTGCAAAA AGCCAGACTGTGCCGATGGAGTTATGGATCTGGTTTTCATAATTGATGGCTCTAAGAGTCTGGGCCCTGCCAACTTTGAACTGGTCAAGCAGTTTGTAAACAGCATTGTGGACTCCCTGGACATTTCTAGGACAGGCACACATGTCGGCCTTCTTCAGTACTCCACCAAGGTGCGCCCAGAGTTCACCCTGGGCCAGTACACCACGGCAAGGAGCATCAAACAGGCTGTGTCCCGGATACAGTACATGGGGAGAGGCTCCTTGACTGGCTCAGCCTTACGACACATGTTTGAGTCCAGCTTTTCAGCTAAAGAAGGAGCCAGGCCGAACATCCCACGCGTCAGCATTGTGTTTACTGATGGAAGATCACAGGATGATGTGTCTGAATGGGCTAATAAAGCAAAGAACTCTG GAATCACAATATATGCCTTGGGTGTTGGCAAAGCCATTGAGCAGGAGCTGAGAGAAATAGCGTCAGAGCCTGATGAGAAGCACCTTTATTACGCTGAAGATTTTGAGAAAATGGGAGAAATTACAAAGAAGCTCAAGTCCAGGATATGTACAG ACAAACCATCTGATGAAAACATGTGCCAGTGTGAGAACGTGATGATGTTTCAAAACCAGGTCACCGAGAAGCTGAAGAAGCTGACACAAAACA TTGAAGCTATGTCAAAGAAGCTGGAGACACTCGAGAATCAACTGGTGCACAAATGA
- the LOC117265270 gene encoding uncharacterized protein LOC117265270 isoform X1, with the protein MGCSSSSAQTVDQEKRPGTKPEESNGDTVAVRNGIIPEDAQTIEDQMQLPVQTALPDDLQPKADEEAEAVLVALEAQEDLGSGEDLLAAPEPQPEPVAPAEPASEAAAPAEAPAEPEAAVEVVEALPPVEEAAPVETVVSEAAPAVESVVAVQAEAPAVVEEVTAEPAEASPEVSTPAVEPVVSEPAEAPVIVEEAAAAVAAEAPAEVAAPVEAEAPTDNAAPATASTAPCESSGPGEAAAPSEVSAPVEAAAPSEVSASVEAAAPNEVSAPAEAAAPTEGVVRQEASAPSDVSAPAESSAPVEAAQSLIDAEIAAATIPVMPPISPVIVEAPSEPQPAVEEATAPPAAPSEAPCPSEAAPAPAPESAAAEPVQQAEVLPSVPAVSETPSEAAPETPAATVTSEAAADSAAPAEAPVVESTPAEAPSAAAPEPTPEVVAVTEASQESEKAKKED; encoded by the exons ATGGGGTGCTCCTCATCTAGTGCTCAGACTGTTGACCAAGAGAAAAGACCAGGTACAAAGCCAGAGGAGAGCAATGGAGATACAGTGG CAGTCAGAAATGGTATTATCCCAGAAGATGCACAAACCATCGAGGACCAGATGCAGCTGCCTGTGCAAACTGCCTTGCCTGACGATCTTCAACCAAAAGCCGATGAAGAGGCGGAGGCCGTGTTAGTAGCCCTGGAGGCCCAGGAGGATCTCGGCTCAGGGGAGGACCTCCTGGCTGCTCCTGAGCCTCAGCCAGAACCTGTCGCCCCTGCAGAGCCAGCTTCAGAGGCTGCTGCTCCAGCTGAAGCTCCTGCTGAGCCTGAGGCTGCTGTAGAGGTGGTGGAGGCACTACCCCCTGTGGAGGAAGCTGCCCCTGTAGAAACTGTAGTGTCTGAGGCCGCTCCTGCTGTTGAATCTGTTGTAGCTGTGCAGGCAGAGGCCCCTGCTGTTGTTGAGGAGGTGACCGCTGAGCCAGCTGAGGCCTCTCCTGAAGTTTCCACTCCTGCTGTTGAACCTGTTGTATCAGAGCCAGCAGAGGCCCCAGTGATTGTGGAGGAGGCGGCAGCAGCTGTAGCGGCTGAGGCCCCAGCTGAAGTTGCTGCTCCTGTGGAGGCAGAGGCCCCAACTGACAATGCTGCACCAGCTACTGCCTCAACAGCACCATGTGAATCCTCAGGACCAGGTGAAGCTGCAGCACCAAGTGAGGTTTCAGCACCAGTTGAAGCTGCAGCACCAAGTGAGGTTTCAGCATCAGTTGAAGCTGCAGCCCCAAATGAGGTTTCAGCACCAGCTGAAGCTGCAGCCCCAACTGAAGGTGTAGTACGACAAGAAGCTTCAGCACCAAGTGACGTCTCTGCACCAGCTGAATCCTCAGCACCTGTAGAGGCAGCACAGTCTCTTATAGATGCAGAGATTGCTGCCGCAACTATTCCAGTGATGCCTCCAATATCACCAGTCATTGTTGAGGCCCCAAGTGAGCCTCAGCCTGCTGTTGAGGAGGCAACCGCACCCCCTGCTGCCCCTTCTGAGGCACCCTGCCCCTCAgaagcagctccagctccagctccagaaTCTGCTGCAGCTGAGCCAGTACAACAGGCAGAAGTTCTACCATCTGTACCAGCTGTTTCAGAAACCCCCTCTGAAGCAGCACCAGAAACTCCAGCAGCAACTGTGACCTCAGAGGCTGCAGCAGACAGTGCAGCCCCAGCAGAGGCTCCTGTGGTTGAGTCCACCCCAGCCGAAGCACCCTCGGCAGCGGCCCCTGAACCCACACCTGAAG tggtGGCTGTAACTGAGGCCTCTCAGGAGAGTGAGAAAGCCAAAAAGGAGGATTGA